The DNA region CAAGATCAACGCCATTGACTTTGCGCCCAACGGGGAGCACCTGATCTCGTGCAGCGAGGACGACCAGATCGTGATTTATGATTGCGAAAAGGGGACGCAGTCGCGCACTGTGAACTCCAAGAAGTACGGCGTGGATCTGATCCACTTCACACATGCCAACAACACGGCCATCCACAGCTCCACCAAGGTGGACGACACTATCCGGTATTTGAGCCTGCATGACAACAAGTATCTGCGCTATTTTCCCGGCCACACCAAGAAGGTCATCTCGCTGTGCATCTCGCCGGTGGAGGACACCTTCCTCTCTGGCTCCCTGGACAAGACACTCCGTCTGTGGGACCTGCGCTCGCCCAACTGCCAGGGACTGATGCATCTCTCCGGGCGACCCATCGCCGCCTACGATCCGGAGGGTCTGATCTTCGCCGCCGGCGTTAATTCAGAGAGCATCAAGCTGTACGATCTGCGCTCCTTCGACAAGGGTCCCTTCGTCACCTTCAAGCTCAACCAGGAGAAGGAGTGCGACTGGACGGGCCTGAAATTCTCGCGGGACGGCAAAACCATACTGATCAGCACAAATGGTTCGGTCATCCGACTGGTCGATGCCTTCCACGGCACTCCGCTGCAAACGTTCACCGGCTATCCAAACAACAAGGGCATCGCCATCGAGGCGAGCTTCAGCCCGGACTCGCAGTTCATCTTCTCGGGCAGCACCGATGGACGTGTGCACATCTGGAACGCGGATACGGGCAACAAGGTATCTGTGCTCAATGGGGATCATCCGGGGCCGGTGCAATGCGTTCAGTTCAATCCCAAGTACATGATGTTGGCCTCTGCATGCACCAACATGGCTTTCTGGCTTCCCACATCCGAGGAGGGATTGTAGTCTAATGTTTCCCGCTTGCTTAGCTCATAAGGTTAaagtttaatttataaataacaaTCCGAAAACAACTTAAACAGTGGCCTTTAACTGGAGTCCCTGGCCAGGTCTTTGTGGCGGTCGTATCCCTTGCGTATGCTGTTCAGCAGTTGTCCCAGATTGTGACCCATCTTGGCACTGATGCCAAGCACGGGGTTCTGTAGCCTCCGCTGCAGCTCTTCAAAGTTGATTTGGCCCTCCTCCACGTCCAGTTTGTTGGCCACCACCAATtgcgggcgactcgccaggcgTCCTCCAAACTGGCGCAGCTCATGCATGAGCTGCTCATAGTGGGTCCAGGGCTCCGGCGCACTGGCGTCCAGCACGAACAGCAGCAGTGTGCAGCGCTCGGCGTGCTTGAGGAACTGTATGCCCAAGCCCTTGTTGAGATGGGCATCGGGCACGAGTCCGGGCAGGTCGGCGATGGTGAGCTGGACGTGGTCATCGTACTGCACGGTGCCCAAGTGAGGACGCAGCGTGGTAAAGGCATAGGGAGCCACCTTCGGTTTGGCCCGAGTGAGGGCATTCAGCAAGGTGCTTTTGCCCGCATTTGGATAGCCAATCAGGCCCACATCCGCCATGCTGCGCAGCTCCAGG from Drosophila subpulchrella strain 33 F10 #4 breed RU33 chromosome 2L, RU_Dsub_v1.1 Primary Assembly, whole genome shotgun sequence includes:
- the LOC119548193 gene encoding WD repeat-containing protein 82; this translates as MKIKLIDPVVRSFKVAKIFRENTDKINAIDFAPNGEHLISCSEDDQIVIYDCEKGTQSRTVNSKKYGVDLIHFTHANNTAIHSSTKVDDTIRYLSLHDNKYLRYFPGHTKKVISLCISPVEDTFLSGSLDKTLRLWDLRSPNCQGLMHLSGRPIAAYDPEGLIFAAGVNSESIKLYDLRSFDKGPFVTFKLNQEKECDWTGLKFSRDGKTILISTNGSVIRLVDAFHGTPLQTFTGYPNNKGIAIEASFSPDSQFIFSGSTDGRVHIWNADTGNKVSVLNGDHPGPVQCVQFNPKYMMLASACTNMAFWLPTSEEGL